The following coding sequences lie in one Negativicoccus succinicivorans genomic window:
- a CDS encoding basic amino acid ABC transporter substrate-binding protein has translation MAKKWTQLLMLVICSLALLISGCGGNDADKGGAAGGDKVLRVGAETTFPPFEFADEKGNYSGFDLDLIHAIAADLGYKVEFKSMGFDALIPALNSKQIDVIISAMSITDERKNVVLFSDPYYKSGVAIVTNKANQDIQGKADLEGKTIACQIGNTGSMLASEIPNAKVINFDGANQAFLQLKNGGADAVMIDLPVAQDYMKKDADKAFQIMGDVLEAEDYGIAVSKDNQELMKKINASLKKLKDNGEYQKIYEKWFGTQK, from the coding sequence ATGGCAAAAAAATGGACACAATTGTTAATGCTGGTTATTTGCTCGTTGGCGTTGTTGATCTCCGGTTGCGGCGGTAACGATGCGGATAAGGGTGGCGCAGCAGGTGGAGACAAGGTATTACGGGTAGGTGCGGAAACGACATTCCCGCCATTTGAATTCGCGGATGAGAAAGGCAATTACAGCGGATTTGATTTGGATTTGATCCATGCGATTGCGGCGGATCTCGGTTACAAAGTCGAATTTAAGAGCATGGGCTTTGATGCGTTGATTCCGGCGTTGAACAGTAAGCAGATTGATGTTATTATTTCAGCGATGTCGATTACAGATGAACGTAAAAATGTCGTTTTATTCAGTGATCCGTACTACAAATCCGGCGTTGCGATTGTCACCAATAAAGCGAACCAGGATATTCAAGGTAAAGCGGATCTTGAAGGTAAAACCATTGCTTGTCAAATCGGCAATACCGGTTCGATGTTGGCCTCGGAAATTCCGAATGCCAAGGTGATTAATTTTGATGGGGCCAATCAGGCATTTCTGCAGTTGAAAAATGGCGGTGCCGATGCGGTTATGATCGACTTACCGGTAGCACAGGATTACATGAAGAAAGATGCGGATAAAGCGTTTCAAATCATGGGGGACGTTTTGGAAGCGGAAGATTACGGTATTGCGGTTAGCAAAGACAATCAAGAATTGATGAAAAAAATCAACGCTTCGCTCAAGAAACTCAAGGATAATGGTGAATATCAAAAAATTTATGAAAAATGGTTTGGTACGCAGAAATAA
- a CDS encoding amino acid ABC transporter ATP-binding protein, translated as MINVNHLYKDFGSLKVLKDVTFSVAEKEVVVIIGPSGSGKSTVLRCINYLETPTSGSIIVDGLDLSNKANLNDVRKEVGMVFQRFNLFPHKTVLENIILAPMQVRRISRDEAVENARKLLQKVGLADKEDAYPEQLSGGQQQRVAIARALAMKPKALLFDEPTSALDPEMVREVLDVMKKLALEGMTMVVVTHEMGFAREVGDRVIFMDDGMLIEEGTPEQIFTAPQEKRTQSFLSKIL; from the coding sequence ATGATAAACGTTAACCATTTGTATAAAGATTTCGGTTCGTTGAAGGTGCTGAAAGACGTTACTTTTTCTGTTGCAGAAAAGGAAGTGGTCGTTATTATCGGTCCTTCCGGATCGGGTAAGAGTACCGTTCTGCGTTGCATCAATTATTTGGAAACACCGACATCGGGCTCCATCATAGTGGATGGCTTAGATCTTTCCAATAAAGCGAACTTAAATGATGTTCGGAAAGAAGTCGGGATGGTTTTCCAACGGTTTAATTTGTTCCCGCATAAAACGGTACTGGAAAATATTATTTTAGCGCCGATGCAGGTGCGCAGAATAAGTCGTGATGAAGCGGTCGAAAATGCGCGTAAATTACTGCAAAAAGTCGGTCTCGCCGATAAAGAAGATGCCTATCCTGAACAGTTGTCCGGCGGCCAGCAGCAACGTGTCGCGATCGCTCGTGCATTGGCGATGAAGCCGAAAGCACTTTTGTTTGATGAACCGACTTCCGCGTTGGATCCTGAAATGGTTCGTGAAGTATTGGATGTCATGAAAAAGCTCGCTTTGGAAGGCATGACGATGGTTGTGGTCACTCATGAAATGGGATTTGCTCGCGAGGTTGGTGATCGCGTGATTTTCATGGATGACGGTATGCTCATTGAAGAAGGAACGCCGGAGCAGATTTTTACTGCACCGCAAGAAAAGCGTACGCAGTCCTTTTTGTCTAAAATTTTATAA
- the radA gene encoding DNA repair protein RadA yields MAKNKTVFYCTECGAQTLRWSGQCMQCGAWNTLEERVVSAKTSHTVKATSDTRALRFSEVNADATRRWPIGDREWDRTLGGGIVPGSLILLGGDPGVGKSTLILQVAAVLAESHSVLYASGEESASQVLLRAQRLGIPTDNCYLLSMTDLEQVLAEAKRLETDVLVIDSIQTMQMSDADGIVGSVSQVKECTQALLHFAKETGTAVIIIGHVTKEGNIAGPRLLEHMVDTVLYLEGEAGHPLRVLRAAKNRFGDTAESGVFSMQTDGLAAVSDLSRMLLADRSEAQIGTVVFAGLEGIRPLLAEVQALTNPTAFGYAKRTAVGYDQNRLTVLLAVLAKHAGVGVAEQDVYVNVAGGLRITEPAIDLAVALAIFSVLYSSPVSPQTAAIGEVGLTGDVRRVPQIEKRLQELSKMGFKTVYLPAANYTALKETPDHLQLVPLKHLRELRQSILK; encoded by the coding sequence ATGGCGAAAAATAAAACTGTATTTTATTGCACGGAATGCGGCGCGCAAACGTTGCGTTGGAGCGGTCAATGCATGCAATGCGGTGCGTGGAATACGCTTGAGGAGCGCGTAGTGAGTGCGAAAACTTCGCATACTGTGAAGGCGACCTCGGACACGCGTGCATTGCGGTTCAGTGAAGTTAATGCCGATGCGACTCGACGTTGGCCGATCGGTGATCGTGAATGGGACAGGACGTTAGGGGGCGGCATTGTCCCGGGAAGCCTGATCCTACTCGGCGGAGATCCGGGCGTCGGTAAATCCACACTGATTTTGCAAGTAGCCGCTGTTCTTGCGGAAAGTCACTCCGTTTTATACGCCAGTGGTGAAGAGTCTGCGTCCCAAGTGTTACTGCGGGCACAGCGTTTGGGTATACCCACGGACAATTGCTACCTTCTTTCCATGACTGATTTGGAACAGGTACTGGCCGAAGCAAAACGGCTGGAGACCGATGTTCTTGTTATTGATTCCATTCAAACAATGCAGATGTCGGATGCTGACGGCATAGTGGGCAGTGTCAGCCAAGTCAAAGAATGTACGCAGGCACTGTTGCATTTCGCAAAAGAGACCGGTACGGCGGTTATTATTATCGGTCATGTCACCAAGGAGGGGAATATTGCCGGACCGCGCCTTTTGGAGCATATGGTCGATACGGTCTTGTATTTGGAAGGAGAAGCAGGGCATCCGTTGCGTGTTTTACGTGCTGCCAAAAACCGTTTCGGAGATACCGCGGAAAGCGGTGTGTTCAGTATGCAAACAGACGGCCTTGCCGCGGTCAGCGATTTGTCACGCATGTTGCTCGCCGATCGTAGTGAAGCGCAAATCGGCACGGTGGTATTTGCCGGCTTGGAAGGGATCCGTCCGCTGCTCGCCGAGGTACAGGCATTGACCAATCCTACTGCGTTTGGATATGCAAAACGTACGGCTGTAGGATATGATCAAAACCGATTAACGGTGCTGTTGGCCGTTCTTGCGAAACACGCGGGAGTCGGCGTGGCTGAGCAGGATGTGTATGTCAATGTCGCAGGTGGTTTGCGTATTACCGAGCCGGCAATTGATTTGGCCGTGGCATTGGCGATTTTCTCCGTGTTGTACAGTAGCCCGGTTTCCCCGCAAACAGCGGCGATTGGTGAGGTTGGTTTAACCGGGGATGTCAGGCGGGTGCCGCAAATCGAAAAGCGCTTGCAGGAACTTTCTAAAATGGGTTTTAAAACAGTTTATCTGCCGGCAGCAAATTATACGGCATTAAAAGAAACCCCGGATCATTTACAATTAGTTCCGTTAAAGCATTTACGAGAATTACGGCAGAGTATTTTAAAATAA
- a CDS encoding basic amino acid ABC transporter substrate-binding protein, translated as MKQWWKWIALCIAVLAVAGCGGTKSDAPQSTTWKVGTNATFVPFEYTDDSHQLNGFDIELFNAIAKKAGMQVEYKNISFDSLIPALGTQQIDAAVSGMTITKARTEKVDFSFPYYQSGLGVLTKDGTAVADLSELSGKKVAVQLGTTAAEKTSEISNLEIRTFDNNSESLLELTKGGVDAVIADLPVLQYYLTTKKDSVAKLSVIESKEPEYFGIAVKKGNKEVKDKINAALQELKKDGTLDALYQKYFNQDAPVMPEK; from the coding sequence ATGAAACAATGGTGGAAATGGATAGCTCTGTGTATAGCTGTATTAGCAGTGGCCGGTTGCGGTGGGACAAAATCGGATGCGCCACAGTCCACTACATGGAAAGTGGGAACCAATGCAACGTTCGTACCGTTTGAATACACTGACGATTCGCATCAATTGAACGGTTTTGATATTGAATTGTTTAATGCAATCGCTAAAAAAGCGGGCATGCAGGTAGAATACAAAAATATTTCATTTGACAGTTTGATTCCTGCTTTGGGAACGCAACAAATTGATGCTGCGGTTTCAGGGATGACGATTACTAAAGCCCGTACCGAAAAAGTAGACTTTAGCTTCCCTTATTATCAATCCGGTTTGGGTGTATTGACGAAAGACGGAACAGCAGTGGCGGATCTTTCCGAATTGAGCGGGAAGAAAGTAGCGGTGCAATTGGGGACGACGGCGGCGGAAAAAACGTCTGAAATTTCCAATCTTGAAATACGGACGTTTGATAACAATTCCGAATCATTACTTGAACTTACGAAAGGCGGCGTAGATGCGGTGATCGCTGATTTGCCGGTGCTGCAATACTATCTGACAACAAAAAAAGACAGTGTAGCTAAACTAAGCGTGATTGAAAGCAAGGAGCCGGAATATTTCGGTATCGCAGTAAAAAAAGGTAATAAAGAAGTGAAAGATAAAATTAATGCAGCGCTGCAGGAACTTAAAAAAGACGGTACCTTGGATGCTCTGTATCAAAAATATTTCAACCAGGACGCACCGGTCATGCCGGAGAAGTAA
- the hpf gene encoding ribosome hibernation-promoting factor, HPF/YfiA family — protein MKLSVRGKSMDVTPALQQYVEKHTDKIQRYFDKEISLHVLLSVTKNTQKAEATMQVDGIFIRAVEKSQDMYKSIDIVFDKLERQIHKYKTRLAKRFKGRQVLNDRILAPTAPADAHGAEPEGESFEVVRHKSFGMKPMSTEEAILQMHLLDHNFFIFKNEETDLISVIYKRDDGKYGVIETKK, from the coding sequence ATGAAATTATCAGTTCGCGGTAAAAGTATGGATGTAACGCCTGCTTTACAGCAGTATGTTGAAAAGCATACGGACAAGATTCAACGCTATTTCGACAAAGAGATTTCTTTGCATGTTCTTTTGTCGGTCACTAAAAATACCCAAAAAGCAGAAGCGACGATGCAGGTAGACGGCATTTTCATTCGTGCCGTGGAAAAATCGCAAGACATGTACAAGTCCATTGATATCGTTTTTGACAAATTGGAACGTCAAATTCATAAATACAAAACGCGTTTAGCCAAGCGTTTCAAAGGTCGTCAGGTCTTGAATGATAGGATTCTTGCACCGACTGCTCCGGCAGACGCTCATGGAGCCGAGCCGGAAGGCGAATCGTTCGAAGTCGTTAGACATAAAAGTTTCGGCATGAAACCGATGTCGACGGAAGAAGCGATTTTGCAGATGCACCTTTTGGATCATAATTTCTTTATTTTTAAAAATGAGGAAACAGATCTGATTTCTGTTATTTACAAACGTGATGACGGAAAATACGGAGTGATTGAAACGAAAAAATAA
- the ispD gene encoding 2-C-methyl-D-erythritol 4-phosphate cytidylyltransferase: MTSIIVVAAGSGRRVGADCNKLLLPVGGRPLLAYTLLAVSNAQCCDEIVIAVHAGEEDIVQNLVNDLLPDVSVTLVTGRDTRQESVQAALEAVDPSAEFILIHDGARPYVTPEDIDAVAAALSSANGALLVQSVQDTVKHKDSQTRRITTIPRDDIYLALTPQGFRRETLYRMYRQEQSVLQKATDDASLLELMGENPVLVVAQSPNKKITTWKDYLSFQEFVAQSGIVRIGSGYDIHRTKPGNAVTLCGVTIPAPFALEGHSDADCALHALTDALLAAAGKPDIGTYFSDTDEQYRGVRSGILLRRVVQELLADGFLLQNVTITIIAQAPKLQKYISDCIATLAQLLCLPDTRIAVHATTHEKLGPIGEQKGIAAMASATIIERMRQ, translated from the coding sequence ATGACAAGTATTATCGTAGTGGCCGCGGGGAGCGGTCGACGCGTTGGTGCCGATTGCAACAAACTACTGTTGCCGGTAGGCGGTCGCCCTCTTTTGGCGTATACGCTTTTGGCTGTCAGCAACGCCCAATGCTGTGATGAAATTGTTATTGCAGTACATGCGGGTGAAGAAGATATCGTTCAAAACCTGGTGAATGATTTATTACCGGATGTTTCCGTAACCCTGGTTACCGGGCGGGATACACGGCAGGAATCGGTGCAGGCGGCTCTGGAAGCCGTCGATCCGTCGGCGGAATTTATTTTAATCCATGACGGTGCACGTCCTTATGTCACACCGGAAGATATTGATGCGGTAGCAGCGGCTCTCAGTAGTGCCAATGGAGCACTGTTGGTGCAATCGGTACAAGACACTGTTAAGCACAAGGATTCGCAAACACGCCGCATTACGACGATCCCGAGAGACGATATTTATTTGGCACTCACACCGCAAGGATTTCGGCGTGAAACGCTTTATAGGATGTATCGGCAAGAACAATCCGTCCTTCAAAAAGCGACGGATGATGCGAGTTTGTTGGAGTTGATGGGAGAAAATCCTGTATTGGTGGTAGCACAATCGCCAAATAAAAAAATTACGACGTGGAAAGATTATCTTTCGTTTCAAGAGTTCGTTGCGCAATCGGGGATTGTTCGCATCGGTAGCGGGTATGATATTCATCGCACTAAACCGGGGAATGCAGTAACACTTTGCGGTGTGACCATTCCGGCGCCGTTTGCGTTGGAAGGCCATTCGGATGCCGACTGTGCTTTGCATGCATTGACGGATGCGCTGTTAGCGGCAGCGGGTAAGCCGGATATAGGGACGTATTTCTCCGATACCGATGAACAGTATCGTGGAGTCCGGAGTGGTATACTGTTGCGGAGAGTTGTGCAGGAACTGCTTGCGGACGGATTTCTCCTGCAAAATGTAACGATTACTATCATTGCGCAAGCACCCAAATTACAGAAATATATTTCCGATTGTATCGCAACACTTGCTCAATTATTATGTTTACCTGATACACGCATTGCCGTGCACGCGACAACCCATGAAAAATTGGGACCGATCGGCGAGCAGAAGGGAATAGCGGCAATGGCCAGTGCCACTATTATAGAAAGGATGAGACAGTAA
- a CDS encoding amino acid ABC transporter permease, whose protein sequence is MSFNFQLIGDSLPLLLAGALVTIEITALAVGIGFFIGLCVGIARLSNIKPLKYLAIIYADTIRGTPLLVQIFLIYFALPLLIHQQINPFAAAVIACSINSGAYVSEIFRAGIQGIDAGQMEAARSLGLTWWQSMRLIILPQAFSKILPPLGNEFIAMLKDTSLVSVIGFEELTRRGQLIIAKTYGSFEIWTTVAIIYLIMTVSITQLVAFLERRNTIHDKR, encoded by the coding sequence ATGAGCTTTAACTTCCAATTAATTGGGGACTCGTTGCCCTTGCTTTTAGCAGGTGCCCTGGTAACTATTGAAATCACAGCCTTAGCCGTCGGCATCGGCTTTTTTATCGGTTTGTGCGTGGGCATCGCGCGCCTGTCGAATATCAAACCCTTAAAATATTTAGCGATTATTTATGCCGATACGATTCGCGGAACGCCGCTTCTGGTGCAAATCTTTTTGATTTATTTTGCTCTACCGCTTTTAATCCACCAGCAGATTAATCCCTTTGCCGCCGCCGTTATTGCGTGCAGTATCAATAGTGGCGCGTATGTCTCGGAGATTTTCCGGGCGGGTATTCAGGGGATCGATGCCGGTCAAATGGAAGCGGCCCGGTCGTTGGGGCTTACGTGGTGGCAAAGCATGCGCCTGATTATTTTACCGCAGGCGTTCAGCAAGATTCTGCCGCCGCTCGGGAATGAATTCATTGCCATGCTCAAGGATACATCATTGGTATCGGTTATCGGCTTTGAAGAATTGACTCGTCGCGGCCAGTTGATTATTGCCAAAACATACGGTTCTTTCGAAATTTGGACCACGGTTGCGATTATTTATTTAATCATGACAGTCTCCATTACACAGCTGGTGGCTTTCTTGGAGAGGAGAAATACGATTCATGATAAACGTTAA
- a CDS encoding PIN/TRAM domain-containing protein: protein MIEKLLRFLFIGLFIILGVVLANQLHPYLADSAFFGMAFWQWGVFGVTLLWLCTILLGALLGYVVGNVAAPYLFRKLRAFTAWGERTITGISLLDLVLGILGLFLGLIIANLLGLAFNNLPLIGPYIPIVLSIVLGYMGIYLAIGQKNQLSAIIANWRQGRDKEPKEANSGPYGKILDTSVIIDGRIADIAKTGFLEGPLIVPVFVLEELQYIADSSDVLKRNRGRRGLDILNEMQKRKIIEVKIVTEDFDEQTEVDAKLIQLGLAHRATVITNDYNLNKVAELQGVHVLNINDLANAVKPVVIPGEQLLVQIVKQGKEEGQGVAYLDDGTMIVIENGKSQIGNNVFVIVTSVLQTSAGKMIFARYEAQQGGS, encoded by the coding sequence ATGATCGAAAAGCTACTGCGCTTTTTGTTTATTGGACTTTTTATTATTCTTGGCGTAGTACTTGCCAATCAACTTCACCCGTATTTAGCGGATTCGGCATTCTTCGGGATGGCATTTTGGCAGTGGGGAGTTTTCGGCGTCACATTGCTTTGGTTGTGCACCATCCTTTTGGGGGCACTTCTAGGATACGTTGTCGGTAATGTAGCCGCTCCGTATTTGTTCCGAAAATTGCGCGCGTTTACCGCTTGGGGCGAACGTACGATTACCGGGATTTCCTTGCTTGACTTGGTTTTGGGGATTCTCGGACTTTTTCTCGGTCTTATTATTGCGAATTTGCTTGGCTTAGCATTTAACAATTTACCGCTGATAGGACCGTATATTCCGATTGTGCTGAGCATTGTTTTGGGATACATGGGAATTTATTTAGCAATCGGACAAAAAAATCAGCTTAGCGCTATTATTGCCAATTGGCGTCAGGGGCGGGATAAAGAACCGAAAGAAGCAAATTCCGGTCCTTACGGCAAGATTTTGGACACCAGCGTGATTATTGATGGACGTATTGCCGATATCGCAAAGACAGGATTTTTGGAAGGACCGTTGATTGTACCTGTCTTCGTATTAGAAGAATTGCAATATATTGCCGATTCCTCAGATGTCCTAAAGCGTAATCGCGGTCGCCGCGGACTCGATATTTTAAACGAGATGCAAAAGCGCAAAATTATTGAAGTCAAAATTGTGACGGAGGACTTTGATGAACAAACGGAAGTGGACGCAAAATTAATTCAACTCGGCTTGGCGCATAGGGCAACCGTGATAACAAATGATTACAATTTAAATAAAGTAGCGGAATTGCAAGGCGTTCACGTTTTAAACATTAACGACCTGGCGAACGCTGTCAAACCCGTCGTCATTCCCGGAGAGCAACTTCTTGTGCAAATCGTCAAGCAGGGCAAAGAAGAGGGTCAAGGGGTGGCCTATTTGGATGACGGCACGATGATTGTTATCGAAAATGGCAAATCGCAAATCGGCAATAATGTTTTTGTGATAGTTACCTCGGTATTGCAAACTTCAGCAGGGAAAATGATTTTTGCTCGATATGAAGCGCAGCAAGGAGGATCATGA
- the gltX gene encoding glutamate--tRNA ligase, whose product MTEPVRVRFAPSPTGPFHIGGARSALFNWLLAKNTNGSLILRIEDTDLERSTRESEENIKAALRWLGITWDEGVDVGGPEEPYRQSERLDIYRRYTEQLLKEGKAYRCYCTAEELEASRQKQLDEGKTPIYDGHCAHLTPEQEETYKKEGRVPTIRLRCPQNETLAFEDLVRGHVSFESNGVGDFIIVKSDGMPVYNYGVVIDDARMQITHVIRAEEHLSNTPRQLVIYRALGFKEPKFGHISLILGKDHKKMSKRHGATAVEQYKNMGYLPEAIINFLALLGWSSAEEKEIYSVEELIQQFSMDHVSKNPAVFDIDKLNWINFHYMQNLSTDELVDILLPQLQKAGFISADAGVEDRAKIAEIGELYRKHLSYGEQIIELARPLYEAAPELTEEMQGILAQDTSKTVLEAYRAKLENAPEDTAEYYKAAIKEVQKEIGIKGKDLYMPLRIALIGAMHGPDIGGLVHSMGKAEAMSRLLQKQ is encoded by the coding sequence ATGACAGAACCAGTACGTGTGCGTTTTGCGCCCAGCCCGACCGGTCCGTTTCATATTGGCGGAGCGCGTTCGGCATTATTTAATTGGTTATTGGCGAAGAACACCAACGGAAGCCTTATTTTGCGTATCGAGGATACGGATTTAGAACGTTCGACACGGGAGTCAGAAGAGAATATCAAAGCAGCACTACGTTGGTTAGGAATTACCTGGGATGAAGGCGTCGATGTCGGCGGTCCGGAAGAACCATATCGTCAAAGTGAACGTTTGGACATCTATCGCCGGTATACAGAACAGCTGTTAAAAGAGGGTAAAGCATATCGTTGTTACTGCACCGCCGAGGAACTGGAAGCTTCTCGGCAAAAGCAGCTTGACGAAGGTAAAACGCCGATCTACGATGGTCATTGTGCCCATTTAACCCCTGAACAGGAAGAAACGTATAAAAAAGAAGGACGCGTACCTACGATTCGTTTACGTTGCCCGCAAAATGAAACACTTGCTTTTGAGGATTTAGTACGTGGTCACGTCAGTTTTGAATCCAACGGCGTTGGTGACTTTATCATTGTTAAATCTGACGGTATGCCGGTTTACAACTATGGTGTCGTGATCGATGATGCTCGTATGCAGATCACGCATGTTATTCGCGCTGAAGAGCACTTGTCCAATACGCCGCGTCAGCTGGTGATTTATCGCGCACTTGGGTTTAAAGAGCCGAAGTTTGGCCATATTTCTTTGATCCTCGGCAAGGATCACAAGAAAATGAGTAAACGCCACGGTGCGACGGCGGTAGAGCAGTACAAAAATATGGGCTACCTGCCGGAAGCGATCATCAACTTCTTAGCCTTATTGGGTTGGTCGAGTGCCGAGGAAAAAGAAATCTATTCGGTGGAAGAATTGATTCAACAATTTTCTATGGATCATGTTTCGAAAAATCCGGCAGTATTCGATATTGATAAGCTGAACTGGATCAATTTCCATTATATGCAAAACCTGTCTACGGATGAGTTGGTGGATATATTGTTGCCGCAATTGCAAAAAGCGGGATTTATTTCGGCAGATGCCGGCGTGGAGGATCGCGCTAAGATTGCCGAGATCGGTGAACTTTATCGAAAACATCTGTCTTATGGTGAACAGATCATCGAACTTGCGCGTCCTTTGTATGAAGCGGCGCCGGAACTGACAGAAGAAATGCAGGGGATACTTGCGCAGGATACCAGCAAGACCGTTTTGGAAGCGTATCGTGCGAAGTTGGAAAATGCGCCGGAAGATACGGCTGAATATTACAAAGCTGCGATTAAAGAAGTACAAAAAGAAATCGGCATTAAAGGCAAAGACCTTTACATGCCGTTGCGAATTGCTCTGATCGGTGCAATGCATGGTCCGGATATTGGTGGACTCGTGCACAGTATGGGTAAAGCGGAAGCGATGTCCCGACTTTTGCAAAAGCAATGA
- a CDS encoding cold shock domain-containing protein, translating to MQGKVKWFSAEKGYGFIEREDGGDVFVHFSAIQEDGYKSLSEGQEVEFDIVEGPRGPQAANVYKR from the coding sequence ATGCAAGGTAAAGTAAAATGGTTCAGCGCTGAAAAAGGCTACGGCTTCATCGAACGTGAAGATGGTGGCGACGTATTTGTACACTTCTCCGCGATTCAGGAAGATGGCTACAAAAGCCTCAGCGAAGGTCAAGAAGTAGAATTCGACATTGTCGAAGGACCGCGTGGACCGCAAGCTGCGAACGTTTATAAACGTTAA